One region of Wyeomyia smithii strain HCP4-BCI-WySm-NY-G18 chromosome 3, ASM2978416v1, whole genome shotgun sequence genomic DNA includes:
- the LOC129726767 gene encoding probable cytochrome P450 9f2, with amino-acid sequence MMLLLLLALVVYLVYRWSVATFDYFEKRGVPFVKPLPLVGNLWPVIRRKQHPVDAAILGYEKFPQNRLSGMFQFRRPGYLLHDPELVKLITIKDFDHFTDHSNVVPIDVDPFLGRSLFFMEGQRWKTARSGLSPAFTGSKMRNMCSLLSKYANEATQRLVKDAGGRKLEKEVREMFQKFGSDVTTSISFGIEVDSVHDSSDIFYRMGQRLTRTGGLQGIKFFLSFILPVSIFKALKIRFHPKDTVDFYLNTTTEAIQQREQHKVVRPDFIHLLLQARNSELKAEQADVKYSSAGFSTVQEHMKSSTAESNYTDMDIAAATATFYFGGIETTTVLLSFAIYEMALNPSIQEKLRAEIDSVWRELDNKELSYEAIQQMKYLDMVVSETLRKWPPLGVTNRRCVKSYTVEDYDGNKVVIEAGTLIQIPIFAIHRDGKYFPEPLRFDPERFSDQNRSRLNQDAFMPFGTGPRNCIASRLALMQAKCFLFYILANFEVEFSSKMKLPIEIDKTSLGLKAVGGFWFNFIPKNASENVGDGGFI; translated from the exons ATGATGCTACTGTTGTTACTAGCGCTCGTAGTTTATCTCGTCTATCGGTGGAGTGTCGCGACATTCGATTACTTCGAAAAACGCGGAGTGCCTTTTGTGAAGCCACTACCCCTTGTCGGTAATCTATGGCCGGTGATTAGAAGAAAGCAGCATCCGGTGGATGCGGCTATACTTGGGTACGAGAAGTTTCCTCAGAATCGGTTGTCAGGAATGTTTCAGTTCCGTCGACCGGGCTATCTGTTACACGATCCAGAATTAGTGAAGCTGATAACGATTAAGGATTTCGATCACTTTACGGACCACTCAAATGTGGTACCGATTGACGTGGATCCGTTTTTGGGCCGGTCGCTCTTCTTCATGGAAGGTCAACGATGGAAAACCGCTAGATCGGGATTGAGTCCGGCGTTCACCGGCAGTAAAATGCGGAATATGTGTTCTTTATTGTCTAAATATGCGAATGAGGCAACGCAGCGCCTGGTGAAAGATGCTGGTGGCAGGAAGCTGGAGAAAGAAGTCCGGGAGATGTTTCAAAA GTTTGGCAGTGATGTTACTACTTCAATCTCGTTCGGCATAGAAGTGGATTCGGTACACGACTCGAGTGACATATTTTATCGAATGGGTCAGCGATTGACTCGAACTGGAGGACTTCAAGGCATAAAATTTTTCTTGAGTTTTATACTACCAGTATCAATTTTTAAAGCACTGAAGATTCGCTTCCACCCAAAAGACACAGTTGATTTCTATCTGAACACAACTACCGAGGCGATTCAGCAAAGAGAACAACATAAAGTTGTTCGTCCAGATTTTATCCACTTGCTTTTGCAAGCGCGGAATAGCGAGTTGAAAGCGGAACAGGCCGATGTTAAGTACAGTAGTGCCGGGTTTTCCACCGTCCAAGAACATATGAAATCCTCAACCGCGGAAAGTAATTACACCGACATGGACATCGCTGCGGCAACTGCTACCTTTTACTTTGGTGGAATTGAAACTACGACCGTTTTACTCAGTTTCGCCATTTATGAGATGGCGTTAAATCCTTCGATCCAAGAAAAACTACGCGCTGAAATTGACAGCGTTTGGAGAGAGTTAGACAACAAGGAACTGTCGTACGAAGCTATCCAGCAAATGAAATACCTAGACATGGTGGTATCTGAAACGCTACGGAAATGGCCTCCCCTAGGGGTGACCAACAGACGCTGCGTGAAATCATACACCGTCGAAGACTACGATGGAAACAAAGTTGTCATCGAAGCAGGAACGCTGATACAAATTCCGATATTCGCAATTCATCGAGATGGAAAGTATTTCCCTGAACCACTGCGATTCGATCCGGAACGATTTTCCGACCAGAATCGATCGCGCCTCAACCAGGACGCATTTATGCCGTTCGGGACTGGACCGAGAAACTGTATCGCCTCGCGGTTGGCTCTGATGCAGGCCAAGTGTTTCCTGTTCTACATTTTGGCTAATTTTGAGGTGGAGTTCTCCAGCAAAATGAAGTTGCCTATCGAAATTGATAAGACTTCGCTGGGTTTAAAGGCGGTGGGAGGATTTTGGTTCAATTTCATACCGAAGAATGCTAGTGAAAATGTTGGTGACGGTGGTTTTATATAG
- the LOC129726765 gene encoding cytochrome P450 9e2-like: MDLLDYWALIPGLLLIIGYGFYRWSIATFDYFERRSVPYRKPIPLFGNFWHLFTGKIHSNDVISEGYRLFPNARFSGVFAFRRPGYLIHDPELIKQITIKDFDHFTDHANNLTEDVDPLVGRALFFNTGNHWRLGRSGLSPAFTGSKMRNMFELISTYSEGVLCRLAKGLKVERLEREMKDFIQRFATDVISSISLGVEVDSIHDSNNDFFTYGQRLISTKGIQGFKLFVLTMLPAEFFTTLGIKIVPKDVADFYEHTVATTIAQREQLKIVRPDFIHLLTLARKNKLKAELADDKSSSFGFSTVKEYSQALPEDIKSRWTDMDIAAAAATFFVGGIDTTTSTLCFALYEMALNPQIQEKLRSEIDNARENIGNQNLSYDVLQQMKYLDMVMSETLRRWPPIGVTNRKCTKPYQMKNSDGTSVTVEKDQLIEIPIQAVHWDERIYPDPLRFDPDRFSDENRAKINQNAYLPFGSGPRNCIGSRLALMQAKCFLFYLLAYFTVEMSQRTTVPIQLDKRSFSIDAVGGFWFHLTPRVDKLPKIN; this comes from the exons ATGGATTTGCTGGACTATTGGGCACTTATTCCGGGCCTTCTGTTAATTATCGGATATGGATTTTACCGTTGGAGTATCGCCACATTTGACTACTTTGAACGACGTAGTGTTCCATACAGGAAACCCATTCccctgttcggtaatttttggCATTTATTTACCGGGAAAATACACTCGAATGATGTCATCTCGGAGGGCTACCGTCTGTTTCCTAATGCAAGATTTTCCGGTGTGTTTGCGTTTCGTCGTCCCGGCTATTTGATCCATGATCCAGAACTAATCAAACAGATTACGATTAAGGATTTTGATCATTTTACCGATCATGCCAACAATCTGACGGAAGATGTCGATCCGTTGGTAGGAAGGGcgttattttttaatacagGAAATCATTGGCGGCTTGGGAGGTCGGGTTTAAGTCCAGCTTTTACAGGAAGTAAGATGAGAAATATGTTCGAACTGATTTCGACTTACTCGGAGGGTGTTTTGTGCAGACTTGCTAAAGGTTTGAAGGTTGAACGGTTGGAGCGGGAGATGAAGGACTTCATCCAGAG ATTTGCTACCGATGTTATTTCATCGATATCTCTCGGCGTCGAGGTGGACTCCATTCACGATTCTAATAATGATTTTTTCACCTACGGTCAGCGGTTAATATCGACAAAGGGAATTCAGGGATTTAAATTGTTTGTCCTGACGATGCTTCCGGCGGAATTTTTCACAACACTCGGCATCAAGATCGTTCCTAAGGACGTGGCCGATTTCTACGAGCACACGGTAGCCACAACAATCGCTCAGCGCGAGCAGCTGAAAATTGTCCGGCCAGATTTTATTCATCTGCTGACGTTGGCGCGGAAAAATAAACTCAAAGCAGAACTAGCTGATGATAAATCGAGCAGTTTCGGATTTTCAACAGTGAAAGAGTACTCCCAAGCACTTCCGGAAGACATAAAATCGCGATGGACTGACATGGATATTGCCGCTGCGGCTGCGACTTTTTTCGTAGGAGGAATAGACACTACCACAAGTACACTCTGTTTCGCTCTCTACGAAATGGCCCTCAATCCACAAATTCAGGAGAAACTTCGATCTGAGATAGACAACGCTCGTGAAAATATTGGAAATCAAAACCTCTCCTACGACGTGTTGCAGCAAATGAAATATTTAGACATGGTGATGAGTGAAACGCTCCGCCGATGGCCACCAATCGGAGTGACCAACCGAAAGTGCACCAAGCCATACCAGATGAAAAACAGTGACGGAACCAGCGTCACAGTCGAAAAAGATCAATTGATTGAAATCCCGATACAGGCTGTACATTGGGATGAACGTATCTATCCGGATCCGTTGCGCTTCGATCCGGACCGATTTTCCGACGAGAATCGGGCGAAAATCAATCAGAACGCCTATCTACCCTTCGGAAGTGGACCGAGAAATTGCATCGGATCGAGGCTAGCCCTGATGCAGGCCAAGTGTTTCTTGTTTTATCTACTGGCCTACTTTACCGTGGAAATGTCCCAACGGACCACCGTTCCGATTCAACTTGACAAGCGATCATTCAGCATTGACGCGGTGGGCggattttggttccatttaactCCACGGGTTGACAAGCTGCCGAAAATAAACTAA